Proteins co-encoded in one Gossypium arboreum isolate Shixiya-1 chromosome 11, ASM2569848v2, whole genome shotgun sequence genomic window:
- the LOC128283623 gene encoding disease resistance protein RPP2B-like, with amino-acid sequence MEGCTRLVDVHPSIGVLKNLKLLNLRDCKSLRSLPTKIGMESLETLILSGCSNLIRFSEIDGKMEHLKTLDLSGCYKIKHLPVSLQQVEFLEGLDLSETSITEPPSFIFHLKNIKILSFSGRKGPSNKSRPNLPSLFKVIQGRMNPMARMLPLLSGLSSLRMLNLRDCNLCEGDIPRDISGLSCLMNLDLSGNNSISIPASLTRLSKLWFLDLSNCNMCTLGEADIHRLSSLSYLYLGGNNFITIPLALTQLCSLKLLGLSNCIELKFLPDLLTSIADVRIDGCASLEVVASPSKVCNLVDEASVKAINCFKLAENIHALTLLKKHLKAFSNSRKKFDIIMPGSKIPEWFSQQKSDSSIKIPLPKDSQWIGVASCCTFINNDASRDDEDISCSAFIYCRNSEQTSCDGSIFRGRDCRQIDGSSWLVGKGFNEPIMKDHLFLLLDASRIPIRPII; translated from the exons ATGGAAGGTTGTACCAGATTAGTAGATGTCCATCCATCAATTGGAGTGCTTAAGAACCTTAAACTTTTGAATTTAAGAGACTGCAAAAGTCTTAGGAGTCTTCCAACTAAAATTGGAATGGAATCTCTTGAAACATTAATTCTTTCAGGTTGCTCAAATCTTATAAGGTTTTCGGAAATTGATGGGAAAATGGAACATTTAAAAACTCTTGATCTTTCTGGTTGTTATAAAATTAAACATTTGCCGGTGAGCTTGCAGCAAGTAGAGTTTTTGGAAGGGCTTGACTTGAGTGAAACAAGCATAACAGAGCCACCATCCTTCATTTTTcatttgaaaaatattaaaattctatCTTTCAGTGGGCGCAAGGGACCATCAAATAAGTCACGACCAAATTTGCCTTCTCTTTTCAAGGTAATCCAAGGAAGGATGAATCCCATGGCTCGGATGTTGCCTTTGTTGTCAGGTTTGAGTTCATTAAGAATGCTAAATCTAAGGGACTGCAATCTTTGTGAAGGAGATATTCCACGTGATATTTCTGGTCTATCCTGTTTGATGAATCTTGATCTTAGTGGTAACAATTCCATCAGCATACCTGCATCTCTTACTCGGCTCTCAAAGCTTTGGTTTCTTGATTTGTCAAATTGCAACATGTGCACTCTTGGTGAAGCAGATATTCATCGTCTATCCTCTTTGAGTTATCTTTATCTTGGGGGTAACAATTTCATCACCATTCCTTTGGCTCTTACTCAACTTTGCAGCCTTAAATTGCTTGGGTTATCAAACTGCATAGAGCTTAAATTCTTGCCTGACCTTCTAACAAGTATAGCAGATGTGCGTATAGATGGTTGTGCTTCACTTGAAGTAGTTGCAAGTCCATCAAAAGTATGCAATTTAGTGGATGAGGCTTCCGTTAAAGCCATTAACTGCTTCAAATTGGCTGAGAATATTCATGCATTAACACTGCTAAAAAAACATCTTAAG GCATTTTCAAATTCAAGAAAAAAGTTTGATATTATCATGCCCGGAAGTAAAATCCCAGAATGGTTTAGCCAACAAAAAAGTGACTCTTCAATTAAGATACCCCTTCCGAAAGATAGTCAATGGATTGGAGTTGCTTCTTGCTGCACTTTTATCAATAATGATGCTTCAAGGGATGATGAGGATATCAGTTGTAGTGCATTTATCTATTGCAGAAATTCTGAACAAACCAGCTGTGATGGATCTATTTTTCGAGGTAGAGATTGTAGACAGATTGATGGGAGCAGCTGGTTGGTGGGTAAAGGATTTAACGAGCCCATAATGAAAGATCACCTTTTTCTTCTGCTGGACGCTTCCAGAATACCAATACGACCGATTATCTAA